The Balneolaceae bacterium genome segment TCGAGGTATTACCGCACCTGATCCAGATTACTTGCGGCGGGGGACCATGCTTCGTTACCAAGCGTACGAAATCATGGTCTTTGCTCATTACGACTACTTGAGCCTTTTGGGCCCGCTTGAATATTTTTGGATCTTCAGCATCTCTGAGGCCGAGAGCACGGACTTGTGTTGCATCAATATCATCAAAGGTACGATTTATCCAAGCAGCAATGGCGGGAGAGATCTGCGCATCAATCCATAATTTCATGCGGCAATAATGGGATGATCCATGTTACTGCTGGCATACTTCAATGCAGCTTCGATATCTTCTTTTTCCAAATCTGGAAGTTCCGCAAGTACTTGATCCTGGGTCAGGCCAGCAGCAAGAAGGTCGAGTATGTCGATAACACGGATTCGCATACCACGAATGCAGGGACGCCCGCCACATTGATCGGGATTAATTGTTATCCTCTCTTTCCATTCACTCATAGCTGGCTAGGATGGTTTATTGGCTTATTGGTTACTATTCTAATCTACTTAAACAGGGACACTATTCATAGGGGGGGTATGGCGGTCTAACTTCTCGTTATACTGCTGTAAACAGAGCTACTCGAGTTGTGCGACCTGAACATCCCGTTTCGACGAGTGTTTTTCCAGGTATTCTGCCAATTCCTTCTTTTCAACTTTACCGTTGACCAGGTCGATCATGATAGCAAACAGACTTTTCTTTTCAGCCGCCAACCGGTAGGCATTGACAAAAAGAAAGGTGTACATTGCAATAAGAGCTGTTCGTTTGTTGCCATCATAAAACGGATGGTTTTGACAGATATGAAATCCATAGGCCGCTGCCATTTCAAACAGATCCTCGTCGACATACTCGCCCCCAAAACTGGCCTGAGGTTGGGGTAGCGCCGATTCCAACAGTCCTTCATCCCGTATCCCCTGGCTGCCTCCATAGGAGGCTATTTGATCCTGATGAAAGGCAAGGATTGTTTT includes the following:
- a CDS encoding DUF433 domain-containing protein, yielding MSEWKERITINPDQCGGRPCIRGMRIRVIDILDLLAAGLTQDQVLAELPDLEKEDIEAALKYASSNMDHPIIAA
- a CDS encoding type II toxin-antitoxin system death-on-curing family toxin; the encoded protein is MIEFLDKKTILAFHQDQIASYGGSQGIRDEGLLESALPQPQASFGGEYVDEDLFEMAAAYGFHICQNHPFYDGNKRTALIAMYTFLFVNAYRLAAEKKSLFAIMIDLVNGKVEKKELAEYLEKHSSKRDVQVAQLE
- a CDS encoding DUF5615 family PIN-like protein, with the protein product MKLWIDAQISPAIAAWINRTFDDIDATQVRALGLRDAEDPKIFKRAQKAQVVVMSKDHDFVRLVTKHGPPPQVIWIRCGNTSNAKMREILSSSLSKVIELLESGENVVEINDK